TCGTCGACGTCCTCGACCGGGGTATCGGCGAAGACGTGCGGGTTGCGCCGGATCATCTTCGCCACGAAGTCCCCGGCCACGTCGTCGACGTTCCAGGCGGCGCCCTCGGGCAGCTCCTGCGCCAGCTGCGCGTGGAACAGCACCTGCAGCAGCACGTCGCCCATCTCGTCGCGCAGCGCCGCGTGGTCCCCGGCGACGATGGCGTCGTACGCCTCGTACGCCTCCTCCAGCAGGTACTTCGCCAGGGTGCGGTGGGTCTGCTCGGCCCGCCACGGGTCGCGGGCCTGCAGCCGCTCGGTCACCGCGACCGCGTCCAGCAGCCGCGCGCCGGGCGGGTCCCACGAGCCGTACATCAGCTCCAGCTCGGCCAGGCCGGGCTCGCGTGCCAGGCGCAGCCCCAGCTCGCGGGCGAGGAACTCGTCCCCGCCCGGCCCGGCCAGCCACACCGCCACCGGCTGCGCCGCCTCCAGCAGCAGCGTGGCGTTCGGCTCGGGCACGACGGTCACCGTCGCGCCCGACGTGCGCAGCGCGTGCGTGGTCTCGCTCTCGGCACCGGCCAGCACCGGATGGGTCCGGACGAGGTCCCAGGCGGCGGCCGTGAGCAGCCCCGCCGGCATCCGCGGCGAGGTGACGAGCAGGACTATCCGGCGGGACACCGTCAGCTGTCGGTCAC
The Catellatospora sp. IY07-71 DNA segment above includes these coding regions:
- a CDS encoding MazG family protein, which codes for MSRRIVLLVTSPRMPAGLLTAAAWDLVRTHPVLAGAESETTHALRTSGATVTVVPEPNATLLLEAAQPVAVWLAGPGGDEFLARELGLRLAREPGLAELELMYGSWDPPGARLLDAVAVTERLQARDPWRAEQTHRTLAKYLLEEAYEAYDAIVAGDHAALRDEMGDVLLQVLFHAQLAQELPEGAAWNVDDVAGDFVAKMIRRNPHVFADTPVEDVDEIIANWERIKAEEKGHAGAPAESALDGLTWSLPALTLAAKILTRIGRHGLPAPEPSDTLGGRLLALVAAAGPDTDAEAALREELRRYAASLADRP